Proteins from one Thermoplasmatales archaeon genomic window:
- a CDS encoding DNA-directed DNA polymerase II small subunit, protein MDEANIIDFFQKNGFLVQQEAIEFILKKEIDPFDCLQKILNMEEMPLIISIDLLKDFFSEKKENKKEERKESEEFKIIKEIGEKSNCSGKVNDFLNLFRDRFEKIKEIIKKRQEMKGCLSIKKAKKVGEDVSLIGIVRDIRSAKNGFIVEVEDEEDSISVYVPKDVCSSIINDEVIGIAGKRNKDLFIAKNIVRPEIPIERRNNFSEEEKYVLFISDLHIGSKSFLEDKWKKFVRWLNTESGTERQKNVAKKIKYVIMSGDLVEGVGIYPDQEKDLEIEDIYEQYKCLSEMLSDFPAGIKIILQPGNHDAVRPPLPQPPLAKEIRSFFKGDNFIFVSNPCYLKIDNATILSYHGQSIQDFASALPMFNQNNPIDIMKEMLKRRHLSPIYGGITSLAPEKEDYLVIDIVPDIFVTGHVHVSSIESYRGVILLSASTWQKQTDYQRMMNLIPHPAMPIVLNLANFKGSVIAF, encoded by the coding sequence AATTTTGAATATGGAAGAGATGCCTTTGATAATTTCCATTGATCTACTAAAAGATTTTTTTAGTGAAAAGAAGGAGAATAAAAAAGAAGAAAGGAAAGAAAGCGAGGAATTTAAGATAATAAAGGAAATAGGTGAAAAAAGCAACTGCTCAGGAAAAGTAAATGATTTTCTTAATCTTTTTAGAGATAGATTTGAGAAAATAAAGGAAATTATTAAAAAAAGACAGGAAATGAAGGGTTGTTTAAGTATAAAAAAGGCAAAAAAAGTTGGCGAAGATGTTTCATTAATAGGAATTGTTCGCGATATAAGAAGTGCAAAAAATGGGTTTATTGTGGAAGTTGAGGACGAGGAAGATTCAATTTCTGTTTATGTTCCTAAGGATGTTTGTTCTTCAATAATAAATGATGAGGTAATAGGAATTGCAGGGAAAAGAAACAAAGATTTATTTATTGCAAAAAATATTGTAAGACCCGAAATTCCAATAGAAAGAAGAAATAATTTTTCAGAAGAAGAAAAATATGTTCTTTTCATTTCAGATTTGCACATTGGTAGCAAAAGTTTTCTGGAAGATAAATGGAAAAAATTTGTAAGATGGCTAAACACCGAAAGTGGCACTGAGAGACAGAAAAATGTTGCAAAAAAGATTAAATATGTGATTATGTCGGGGGATTTAGTTGAAGGAGTTGGTATTTATCCAGATCAGGAAAAAGACCTTGAGATAGAAGATATATATGAGCAATATAAGTGCCTTTCAGAGATGCTTTCTGATTTTCCAGCAGGCATTAAAATAATACTGCAACCAGGCAATCACGATGCGGTGCGCCCGCCTCTGCCCCAGCCCCCTCTGGCTAAGGAAATCAGGAGTTTCTTTAAAGGAGACAATTTTATTTTCGTGAGCAATCCCTGCTATTTAAAAATTGATAATGCAACAATACTTTCTTACCACGGGCAATCAATTCAGGATTTTGCCTCCGCCCTCCCAATGTTTAACCAGAATAATCCAATAGATATAATGAAGGAGATGCTTAAAAGGAGGCATCTTTCGCCAATCTATGGAGGGATAACATCTCTTGCACCAGAAAAAGAAGATTATCTTGTTATAGATATTGTGCCTGATATATTTGTTACGGGACATGTTCATGTATCAAGCATAGAAAGCTATAGAGGGGTAATTTTATTGAGTGCATCTACATGGCAAAAACAAACAGATTATCAGAGGATGATGAACCTAATACCCCATCCAGCAATGCCAATAGTTCTAAATTTAGCAAATTTTAAAGGAAGTGTTATTGCTTTCTAA